A region from the Amycolatopsis camponoti genome encodes:
- a CDS encoding ABC transporter ATP-binding protein has protein sequence MSTAEAPAEAVPDRGAPAVQLTGITKRFPGVVANSDVNLTVVTGEVHAICGENGAGKSTLMKILYGMQPPDEGTIAINGDEVKLRNPQDAIRAGIGMVHQHFMLADNLTVGENVFLGAEALHGIGRAARARLAELAERTGLHAKPDTLLEELGVADRQRVEIVKVLYRGAKIIILDEPTAVLVPQEVDALFATVREMKADGYTFLFISHKLDEVRAIADTVTVIRRGTTVGTADPKTITSRQLAEMMVGSELPSPETRESTVTDRAVLRLTGLTLGAEGSDRNALDDVTFTVRAGEVLGVAGVEGNGQTELVETIMGMRKPSGGKIELVDADGKARDLTRAGTLTRREAGIGYIAEDRTRHSLLLTQPLWVNRILGYQTREPVSKGQLLDIAGARADTERIVREYDVRTPGIDVPAAALSGGNQQKLIVGRELSGNPVLLIASHPTRGVDVGAQALIWENIRQARSAGLAVLLISADLDELIGLSDTIRVMLRGRLVSEADPATVTPQELGSAMTGAEDDTAGDEE, from the coding sequence ATGAGCACTGCCGAGGCCCCGGCCGAGGCCGTCCCCGACCGGGGCGCCCCCGCCGTCCAGCTGACCGGGATCACCAAACGCTTCCCGGGTGTGGTGGCCAACTCCGACGTCAACCTCACCGTCGTCACGGGCGAGGTGCACGCCATCTGTGGCGAGAACGGCGCCGGCAAGTCCACCTTGATGAAGATCCTCTACGGCATGCAGCCGCCGGACGAGGGCACGATCGCGATCAACGGCGACGAGGTGAAGCTGCGCAACCCGCAGGACGCCATCCGCGCCGGCATCGGCATGGTGCACCAGCACTTCATGCTGGCCGACAACCTCACGGTCGGCGAGAACGTCTTCCTCGGCGCCGAGGCCCTGCACGGCATCGGCCGCGCCGCCCGCGCCCGGCTGGCCGAGCTCGCCGAGCGCACCGGCCTGCACGCCAAGCCGGACACGCTGCTCGAAGAGCTGGGCGTCGCCGACCGCCAGCGCGTCGAGATCGTCAAGGTGCTCTACCGCGGCGCGAAGATCATCATCCTGGACGAGCCCACCGCGGTGCTCGTGCCACAGGAGGTCGACGCGCTGTTCGCGACCGTCCGGGAGATGAAGGCCGACGGCTACACCTTCCTCTTCATCTCGCACAAGCTCGACGAGGTGCGCGCGATCGCCGACACCGTCACGGTGATCCGGCGCGGCACCACCGTCGGCACGGCCGACCCGAAGACCATCACCTCGCGCCAGCTCGCGGAGATGATGGTCGGCTCGGAGCTGCCCAGCCCGGAGACCCGCGAGTCCACCGTCACCGACCGCGCGGTCCTGCGGCTGACCGGCCTGACGCTGGGCGCCGAGGGTTCCGACCGCAACGCGCTCGACGACGTCACCTTCACCGTGCGCGCGGGGGAGGTGCTCGGCGTCGCGGGCGTCGAAGGCAACGGCCAGACCGAGCTCGTCGAAACCATCATGGGCATGCGCAAGCCGTCCGGCGGGAAGATCGAGCTGGTGGACGCGGACGGCAAGGCCCGTGACCTCACCCGGGCGGGCACGCTCACCCGGCGCGAGGCCGGCATCGGCTACATCGCCGAAGACCGCACCCGGCACAGCCTGCTGCTCACGCAACCGTTGTGGGTCAACCGGATCCTCGGTTACCAGACCCGCGAGCCGGTCTCCAAGGGTCAGCTGCTCGACATCGCCGGCGCCCGCGCCGACACCGAGCGGATCGTGCGCGAGTACGACGTCCGCACGCCGGGGATCGACGTCCCCGCCGCGGCGCTCTCGGGCGGCAACCAGCAGAAGCTGATCGTCGGGCGGGAGCTCTCCGGCAACCCGGTGCTGCTGATCGCCTCGCACCCGACTCGCGGTGTCGACGTCGGCGCACAGGCGCTGATCTGGGAAAACATCCGCCAGGCCCGCTCCGCCGGGCTCGCGGTGCTGCTGATCTCCGCCGACCTCGACGAGCTGATCGGCCTGTCCGACACGATCCGGGTCATGCTGCGCGGGCGCCTCGTGAGCGAGGCCGACCCCGCCACCGTGACGCCGCAGGAACTGGGTTCGGCGATGACCGGCGCCGAAGACGACACAGCGGGTGACGAAGAATGA
- a CDS encoding ABC transporter permease, which yields MTSWRTKLLPPLLAIVFAVLLSAIALIISGADPLQAYGTMIGQMFKGSTAVDTVNLATVYYLSGLAVAIGFQMNLFNIGVEGQYRFAAVVAAIAGGAMKLPPVIHVIAILVVAVVAGMAYAAVPAILKVTRGVSEVISTIMLNAIVAGIIAFLINADQFGVQRGNNIGTRVIEPSGRIPGIPLGSGTLFGFVIIAAIVGGAYWFMLNRTRFGFELKASGESTTAAAAGGVSAKKMTLIAMLLSGGVAGLVAMPELLGRDYSYGITATQMYGFTGIAVALLGRNHPGGIALGALLWAFLDTSAVSLEQINVSKEIATIMQGIIVLSVVVAYEVVRRADLAAEQRRVGRALAANGRKGSSVAEGGAV from the coding sequence ATGACTTCCTGGCGCACTAAACTGCTACCGCCGCTGCTGGCGATCGTCTTCGCCGTGCTGCTGTCGGCGATCGCGCTGATCATCTCCGGGGCCGACCCGCTGCAGGCCTACGGCACGATGATCGGCCAGATGTTCAAGGGCTCCACCGCGGTCGACACGGTGAACCTGGCGACCGTCTACTACCTGTCCGGGCTCGCGGTGGCCATCGGCTTCCAGATGAACCTCTTCAACATCGGTGTCGAGGGCCAGTACCGCTTCGCCGCCGTCGTCGCCGCCATCGCCGGCGGCGCGATGAAGCTGCCGCCGGTCATCCACGTCATCGCGATCCTGGTGGTCGCGGTCGTGGCGGGCATGGCCTACGCGGCGGTCCCGGCGATCCTCAAGGTGACCCGCGGGGTCAGCGAGGTCATCTCGACGATCATGCTCAACGCGATCGTCGCCGGCATCATCGCCTTCCTCATCAACGCCGACCAGTTCGGCGTGCAGCGGGGCAACAACATCGGCACCCGCGTGATCGAGCCGTCCGGCCGGATCCCGGGCATCCCGCTCGGCTCCGGCACGCTGTTCGGGTTCGTGATCATCGCGGCGATCGTCGGCGGGGCCTACTGGTTCATGCTCAACCGCACGCGGTTCGGCTTCGAGCTCAAGGCCTCCGGCGAGTCCACCACGGCCGCGGCCGCGGGCGGGGTCAGCGCCAAGAAGATGACGCTGATCGCGATGCTGCTCTCGGGTGGCGTCGCCGGCCTGGTCGCGATGCCGGAGCTGCTCGGCCGCGACTACAGCTACGGCATCACCGCGACCCAGATGTACGGCTTCACCGGCATCGCCGTCGCGCTGCTCGGCCGCAACCACCCCGGTGGCATCGCGCTCGGCGCGCTGCTGTGGGCGTTCCTCGACACCTCCGCGGTGTCGCTGGAGCAGATCAACGTGTCCAAGGAGATCGCGACGATCATGCAGGGCATCATCGTGCTGTCGGTCGTCGTGGCGTACGAGGTCGTGCGCCGGGCCGACCTGGCCGCCGAACAACGCAGAGTCGGCCGGGCGCTCGCCGCCAACGGCCGCAAGGGTTCCTCGGTCGCCGAAGGGGGTGCGGTCTGA